The Candidatus Bathyarchaeia archaeon DNA window ATAGCCGCAGAAAAACTCGAACTTGACCCTGGGCTACATGAGATGCTAAAATATCCAAAAAGGACGCTCATGGTTTCGGTAAGCATTAAGATGGACGACGGATCCATCAAGACTTTTTTGGGGTGCCGTGTCCAACATAACGATGCGAGGGGACCTTTTAAGGGCGGCATAAGATACCATCCAAACGTAACCTTGGACGAAGTTACCGCCCTTGCCATGTGGATGACTTGGAAATGCGCCGTTGTTGATATCCCATATGGAGGAGCCAAAGGAGGAGTTTGCTGCAACCCTAAAGAGATGTCTAAAGGCGAATTAGAACGGCTGACAAGACGGTACACAAGCCTAATTCTGGACCTAATTGGACCGTATCGTGATGTGCCAGCGCCTGATGTTTACACAGACGCGCAGACAATGGCTTGGATCATGGATACTTACAGCCAATTTAAAGGTTACAGTGTTCCAGAATGTGTTACCGGAAAACCTTTAAGTGTTGGAGGTTCTGAAGGGAGGGCTGAAGCAACTTCTCTTGGTGTAATGTTTTGTGTAAGGGAAGCCGCTAAAATCCTCGGTTTTAAAATGAATGAAGCGAGGGTTGTTATTCAAGGGTTTGGGAGTGTAGGGTGGAACGCCGCAAAAATAGCCTATGATTGGGGATGTAAAATAATAGGCGTAAGCGACTCCAGCGGAGGAATCTATTGTAAAGATGGGTTAAACCCGTA harbors:
- a CDS encoding Glu/Leu/Phe/Val dehydrogenase — protein: MEKSYSALDTALEQLRIAAEKLELDPGLHEMLKYPKRTLMVSVSIKMDDGSIKTFLGCRVQHNDARGPFKGGIRYHPNVTLDEVTALAMWMTWKCAVVDIPYGGAKGGVCCNPKEMSKGELERLTRRYTSLILDLIGPYRDVPAPDVYTDAQTMAWIMDTYSQFKGYSVPECVTGKPLSVGGSEGRAEATSLGVMFCVREAAKILGFKMNEARVVIQGFGSVGWNAAKIAYDWGCKIIGVSDSSGGIYCKDGLNP